A DNA window from Verrucomicrobiota bacterium contains the following coding sequences:
- a CDS encoding MoxR family ATPase — protein MNTGITAINEQVQRASAFVHPLFNELNKIIVGQKYLLERLAIGLLANGHILLEGVPGLAKTLSVKSLAACLNVKFSRLQFTPDMLPADVIGTQIYNPQSGSFTTRQGPIFANLVLADEINRAPAKVQSALLEAMQEKQVTIGEQTFHLQEPFLVLATQNPIEQEGTYPLPEAQVDRFMLKLKIVYPSRAEERQILELMARTTNIPEAQPVVDAEQILSARRVINDIYVDDKVKDYIVDLVCATRDPEPYKIAVKEFIQLGASPRATISLTLAAKAFAFLRGRGYVTPQDVKSIGMDVLRHRVTITYEAEAEDKTSETVIQKIFDELPVP, from the coding sequence ATGAATACGGGCATCACCGCAATCAACGAACAAGTGCAACGGGCGAGCGCCTTCGTCCATCCTCTTTTCAACGAACTGAACAAAATCATCGTCGGGCAGAAATACCTGCTGGAGCGACTGGCGATCGGCCTGCTGGCCAACGGCCATATTCTGCTCGAAGGCGTGCCGGGGTTGGCGAAAACCCTGTCCGTCAAATCGCTGGCGGCGTGCTTGAACGTGAAATTTTCCCGCCTGCAATTCACGCCGGACATGCTGCCGGCGGACGTGATCGGCACGCAGATTTACAATCCGCAATCCGGCAGCTTCACGACGCGCCAGGGCCCGATCTTTGCCAACCTGGTGCTGGCGGACGAAATCAATCGCGCGCCGGCCAAAGTCCAGAGCGCCTTGCTCGAAGCCATGCAGGAAAAACAGGTCACCATTGGCGAACAAACCTTCCATTTGCAGGAGCCTTTCCTGGTCCTGGCCACGCAAAACCCGATCGAACAGGAAGGCACCTATCCGCTGCCCGAAGCCCAGGTCGATCGCTTCATGCTCAAGCTCAAAATCGTTTATCCCTCCCGCGCCGAGGAACGCCAGATTCTGGAATTGATGGCGCGCACCACGAACATTCCCGAAGCGCAACCCGTGGTCGATGCCGAGCAAATTCTCTCCGCCCGCCGCGTGATCAACGACATCTACGTGGACGACAAAGTGAAGGATTACATTGTCGATCTGGTCTGCGCCACGCGCGACCCCGAGCCCTACAAAATCGCGGTGAAAGAATTCATTCAACTGGGCGCCTCCCCGCGCGCGACGATCTCGCTGACGCTCGCCGCCAAAGCGTTCGCCTTCCTGCGCGGCCGCGGCTACGTGACGCCGCAAGACGTCAAGAGCATCGGCATGGACGTGCTCCGGCACCGCGTCACGATCACCTACGAAGCCGAAGCCGAGGACAAGACAAGCGAGACCGTCATCCAGAAGATCTTCGATGAACTGCCCGTCCCGTGA
- a CDS encoding PAS domain S-box protein, with the protein MDGRIVLINKVAENLTGWGLKALGRKIIEVFFLVDEQTREHVENPVERVLQTGKVLDLPTEALLLARDDEERAVAARAAPIFDAAGQISGAVLVFQDVTEKQKLEVEMVKASRIESLGLLAGGIAHDFNNIMTGILGNVSLARMFAPAEPELQERLEQAEKACLRARDLTQQLLAFAKGGNLLKRTASLSELIAAAGRGGIGHGLFDHQEARRRHPGGIRAGGRDAIRGLSSGFDSCPRASEAGVAPASHRIGQNSGHG; encoded by the coding sequence ATGGATGGAAGGATCGTCCTCATTAACAAGGTCGCGGAGAACTTAACCGGCTGGGGGTTGAAAGCGTTGGGGCGGAAAATCATCGAGGTGTTCTTTCTGGTCGATGAACAAACCCGGGAACACGTCGAGAACCCGGTCGAACGCGTCCTGCAAACCGGAAAGGTTCTCGATCTCCCCACCGAGGCGCTTCTGCTCGCACGGGACGACGAGGAACGCGCGGTGGCCGCGCGGGCCGCGCCTATTTTCGACGCCGCCGGACAAATCAGCGGAGCGGTGCTGGTTTTTCAAGACGTGACCGAGAAACAGAAGCTGGAGGTGGAAATGGTGAAAGCGAGCCGAATCGAATCCCTCGGCTTGCTCGCCGGCGGCATCGCGCACGACTTCAACAACATCATGACCGGAATCCTCGGCAACGTTTCGCTGGCCCGCATGTTCGCTCCAGCCGAACCGGAACTGCAGGAGCGCCTGGAACAGGCGGAAAAAGCCTGCTTGCGAGCCCGGGATTTGACCCAGCAACTGCTGGCCTTCGCCAAAGGCGGCAACCTTCTCAAACGCACCGCGTCCTTGAGCGAGCTGATTGCCGCTGCTGGGCGGGGTGGGATTGGCCACGGCTTATTTGATCATCAAGAAGCACGGCGGCGTCATCCAGGTGGAATCCGAGCTGGGGGTCGGGACGCGATTCGAGGTTTATCTTCCGGTTTCGACTCATGCCCGCGCGCATCCGAAGCCGGCGTTGCTCCAGCCTCCCACCGGATCGGGCAGAATTCTGGTCATGGATGA
- a CDS encoding HEAT repeat domain-containing protein produces MIPQIPNRIQRQHEERRWTSEKWFWVAPLLALCLLLIASLPRWLEPSSRGKSVREWFEEALNDTTPRTDIIQAFAQMEGRTVPFLIRRLNPHPSGLDKARQLALNLLPKRLDRILGSPRPESYYSWRCMTALEMLGYVGTTQRLNLDSRQPTRKPSVAKAVPRIRALLSDDSPSIRSQAAQALWFIGPPAAPAIPELIRLAADANEKASTPAVQAFGLIGPAASNAVELLSQIARSDRRDRLGAIQSLGLIGQAARSATPALVSLLNDEDDQIRVAAARALAHCGETPDAATPTLAAMLQHTNEWWRIVATLALWNRNPNDAGLTEALGKALHSTNRGPLAYSLAYLGTNAAPFLPQLKELADDPDPHIRRFSRIALRRIQTSKP; encoded by the coding sequence ATGATTCCCCAGATTCCAAATCGAATTCAGAGACAGCACGAGGAACGCCGTTGGACGTCTGAGAAATGGTTTTGGGTTGCCCCTCTGCTTGCGCTGTGTTTGCTATTGATTGCTTCGCTTCCCAGATGGCTTGAACCTTCTTCTCGCGGGAAGTCCGTCCGCGAATGGTTCGAGGAGGCGCTTAATGACACAACTCCACGGACGGACATCATCCAAGCCTTCGCCCAGATGGAGGGCCGGACGGTGCCTTTCTTGATTCGTCGTCTGAATCCACATCCATCAGGCCTCGACAAGGCTCGGCAGCTAGCGCTGAATTTGCTTCCCAAACGCCTCGACAGAATCTTGGGCAGCCCACGGCCTGAATCCTACTACTCCTGGCGGTGTATGACTGCGTTGGAAATGCTTGGATACGTCGGAACGACGCAGCGGCTAAACTTGGATTCCAGGCAGCCGACTCGAAAGCCTTCGGTGGCCAAGGCTGTGCCACGCATTCGCGCTTTGTTGAGCGATGACAGTCCTTCCATCCGCAGCCAGGCGGCCCAGGCGTTGTGGTTCATCGGCCCGCCCGCAGCGCCTGCCATCCCTGAGCTTATTCGGCTTGCTGCGGATGCCAACGAAAAGGCGAGCACTCCAGCCGTCCAGGCATTTGGATTAATCGGGCCGGCGGCGAGCAATGCCGTCGAGCTTTTGTCGCAAATCGCTCGGAGTGATCGACGGGACCGTCTTGGAGCCATCCAGTCTCTGGGATTGATTGGTCAAGCGGCACGTTCAGCAACTCCGGCTTTGGTTTCACTTCTGAACGACGAGGACGACCAAATCCGGGTTGCTGCCGCACGGGCATTGGCACACTGCGGTGAGACTCCGGATGCGGCGACTCCCACTCTGGCGGCCATGCTCCAACACACAAACGAATGGTGGCGAATCGTCGCGACCTTGGCCCTTTGGAACAGGAATCCGAACGATGCGGGATTGACCGAAGCACTGGGGAAAGCTCTGCATTCTACGAATAGAGGTCCGCTCGCCTATTCCTTGGCGTACCTAGGAACCAATGCCGCACCGTTCCTCCCTCAACTCAAAGAACTGGCTGATGATCCAGACCCACATATCCGGCGTTTTAGCCGAATCGCGCTACGCAGGATTCAGACTTCCAAGCCATGA
- a CDS encoding DUF58 domain-containing protein, with product MIPREILKKIRQIELRSIRLVNETLAGQYHSVFKGQGMNFDEVREYQPGDEVRFIDWNVTARMNHPFIKKFVEERELTVMLVVDMSASGLFGSRDQSKRELAAEIASVLAFSAIRNNDKVGLILFTEGVEKFIPPRKGRRHVLRVIREILFYEPRRKGTDLNTALEFLMRVTRHRAIVVVLSDFLGQTHPTRAEMAAHLRRRVILSETLAQTSFTTLRQANRRHDVVAVQIVDRFEQELPALGYLVLKDAETGEVVEINTGDERKRKAFQERQVKAQNELRRLLLSARIDSIQLRTNETYTAALGRFFETRERRRRHG from the coding sequence ATGATCCCTCGCGAGATATTGAAAAAAATCCGCCAGATCGAACTTCGGTCGATTCGCCTCGTGAACGAAACGCTGGCCGGTCAGTACCACAGCGTCTTCAAAGGCCAGGGCATGAATTTCGACGAAGTGCGCGAATACCAGCCCGGCGACGAAGTGCGGTTCATCGATTGGAACGTCACCGCCCGGATGAACCATCCGTTCATCAAGAAATTCGTCGAGGAACGGGAATTGACGGTCATGCTCGTCGTGGACATGAGCGCGTCCGGGTTGTTCGGTTCGCGGGACCAATCCAAGCGCGAACTCGCCGCCGAGATCGCCTCCGTGCTCGCGTTCTCCGCCATCCGCAACAACGACAAGGTCGGCCTGATTTTGTTCACCGAGGGCGTGGAGAAGTTCATTCCGCCCCGCAAAGGCCGGCGGCACGTGTTGCGCGTGATCCGGGAAATTCTATTTTATGAGCCGCGGCGCAAGGGCACAGACCTTAACACCGCGCTGGAGTTTCTCATGCGCGTCACGCGGCATCGGGCGATTGTGGTGGTCCTCTCGGATTTTCTCGGCCAGACGCATCCCACGCGGGCGGAGATGGCCGCTCACCTGCGCCGCCGCGTCATTCTTTCCGAGACGCTCGCCCAGACCTCGTTCACCACTCTGCGGCAGGCCAACCGCCGCCATGATGTCGTGGCCGTTCAGATCGTGGACCGTTTCGAGCAGGAATTGCCCGCGCTCGGTTATCTGGTCTTGAAGGACGCGGAAACGGGCGAAGTCGTGGAGATCAACACCGGCGACGAACGAAAGCGCAAGGCGTTTCAGGAGCGCCAGGTCAAAGCGCAGAACGAGCTGCGCCGGTTGCTCCTCTCGGCGAGGATTGATTCCATTCAGCTTCGCACCAATGAAACTTACACGGCGGCGCTGGGCCGATTCTTTGAGACGCGGGAAAGGCGGCGCAGGCATGGGTGA